In one bacterium genomic region, the following are encoded:
- a CDS encoding TlpA disulfide reductase family protein, whose translation MGRKGLSALLLVTVLTVGLAAGCTSGENNGQSLSGGAPDFLLPSVDGSMVRLSDHSGKVIIVDFWATWCPPCEEMIPVLSKLHREFSEKGLVVLGVAMDREGLGVLGTFVHEKMIPYKVLMGDDKVTRSFGGVSSIPTLFIIDREGRLVRKLMGYHTFGQLKDQISRYLEQPAES comes from the coding sequence ATGGGTAGAAAAGGGCTGTCCGCACTTCTTCTCGTCACCGTCCTTACTGTCGGCCTTGCTGCCGGCTGCACCTCCGGGGAAAACAACGGCCAGAGCCTGTCGGGCGGGGCGCCCGACTTCCTCCTTCCGTCGGTGGACGGCTCCATGGTCCGCCTGTCCGATCACAGCGGCAAGGTGATCATCGTGGATTTCTGGGCCACATGGTGTCCTCCCTGCGAGGAGATGATCCCGGTGCTTTCGAAACTCCACCGTGAGTTTTCTGAAAAAGGGCTGGTGGTCCTCGGCGTGGCCATGGACCGGGAAGGGCTCGGGGTCCTGGGCACTTTCGTCCACGAAAAGATGATCCCTTACAAGGTCCTCATGGGAGATGACAAGGTGACCAGGTCCTTCGGGGGAGTATCGTCCATACCAACCCTTTTCATCATCGACCGCGAGGGCAGGCTGGTCAGGAAGCTGATGGGGTACCACACCTTCGGGCAGCTGAAGGACCAGATCAGCAGGTATCTGGAGCAACCTGCTGAGAGCTAG
- the thyX gene encoding FAD-dependent thymidylate synthase — protein MSDEKERLERIRVPELDRILGQPFPVLDDGFVRLVDYMGNDDSIVQAARVSYGKGTKTVSGDRGLLRYLMRHRHTTPFEMCEVKLHVRVPMDLWRQWIRHRTANVNEYSTRYSLAIDRARTTAPDEWRLQGEMNRQGSEGGLDPELGGKLTRREAEALSYLREIYQERIDLGVAREQARKELPLSTYTEAYWKIDLHNLLHFLALRMDDKAQLEIRQYAHTIGEKIVRIWVPLAWEAFMDYRYGAVSLSGDEIGILALINSGRRDEADKQLLAAGFTVKDGDSVKPTLEGREFAGKLVRMGLKIPWGDL, from the coding sequence GTGAGTGACGAAAAAGAACGCCTCGAACGCATCCGGGTCCCTGAACTCGACCGGATCCTCGGGCAGCCCTTCCCCGTCCTTGACGACGGTTTTGTCCGTCTCGTCGACTACATGGGAAACGACGACTCCATCGTCCAGGCTGCCCGGGTCTCCTACGGGAAGGGCACGAAGACGGTGAGCGGCGATCGGGGCCTCCTCCGGTACCTCATGCGGCACCGCCACACCACCCCTTTCGAGATGTGCGAGGTCAAGCTCCACGTTCGTGTCCCCATGGACCTGTGGCGCCAATGGATCAGGCACCGGACCGCCAACGTCAACGAGTACTCCACCCGCTACTCCCTGGCCATCGACAGGGCCAGGACTACCGCACCGGACGAGTGGAGGCTTCAGGGGGAAATGAACCGCCAGGGCAGCGAAGGCGGACTGGATCCCGAACTGGGCGGGAAGCTCACCAGGCGTGAGGCCGAGGCCCTCAGCTACCTGAGGGAGATTTACCAGGAGAGGATCGACCTGGGAGTGGCCAGGGAACAGGCGAGAAAGGAGCTTCCCCTGTCCACCTACACGGAAGCCTACTGGAAGATCGACCTGCACAACCTCCTGCATTTTCTGGCGCTGCGTATGGACGACAAGGCCCAGCTCGAGATCCGCCAGTACGCCCACACCATCGGCGAGAAGATCGTCAGGATATGGGTACCCCTCGCCTGGGAGGCGTTCATGGACTACAGGTACGGGGCTGTCAGCCTCTCCGGCGACGAGATCGGGATCCTGGCCCTGATTAACAGCGGGCGAAGGGATGAAGCGGACAAACAGCTTCTCGCGGCCGGGTTCACCGTGAAGGACGGGGACAGCGTCAAGCCTACCCTGGAGGGCAGGGAGTTCGCCGGCAAGCTTGTGAGGATGGGGCTAAAGATCCCTTGGGGGGATCTTTAG
- the ccsA gene encoding cytochrome c biogenesis protein CcsA, which yields MKKFTDIALPVIAAVAIIFALAGALLIAPTEKAMGHVQRIFYFHLGSAAAAFAGFTLVLAASVAFILSRRMVFDSVAFAAGEVGVLFCSFVLLTGPMWARPVWGQWWVWDPRLTTTLFLWFLYVGYLVLRHMMPGYRGAMAGAVFAILAYVDVPVVYFSVRWWRGIHPRVLQGGGGLDPAMIPPLLVCVAAFGLLAMALIRERFEIQRLEESVSRAEDTLEVEAR from the coding sequence ATGAAGAAATTTACTGACATAGCCTTACCTGTTATCGCCGCGGTGGCCATCATTTTCGCTCTGGCCGGTGCGCTTCTCATCGCCCCAACGGAAAAGGCAATGGGCCACGTCCAGCGCATCTTCTATTTCCACCTGGGCAGCGCGGCGGCGGCTTTCGCCGGTTTCACCCTTGTGCTGGCCGCGTCGGTGGCTTTCATCCTTTCGCGCAGGATGGTCTTCGATTCGGTGGCTTTCGCCGCCGGCGAGGTCGGTGTTCTTTTCTGTTCTTTCGTCCTGCTCACCGGCCCCATGTGGGCAAGGCCTGTGTGGGGGCAGTGGTGGGTATGGGATCCGCGCTTGACGACCACTTTGTTCCTGTGGTTTCTCTACGTGGGTTACCTCGTGCTCCGGCACATGATGCCCGGCTACCGGGGTGCCATGGCCGGTGCGGTGTTCGCTATCCTCGCCTACGTGGATGTCCCCGTTGTATATTTCTCGGTGCGGTGGTGGCGAGGGATCCACCCGAGGGTCCTGCAGGGCGGAGGCGGCCTGGACCCGGCCATGATCCCGCCCCTCCTGGTGTGCGTGGCCGCATTCGGGCTCCTCGCGATGGCGTTGATCCGGGAGCGTTTCGAGATCCAGCGCCTGGAGGAGAGCGTGTCCCGGGCCGAGGATACTCTGGAGGTTGAGGCAAGATGA
- a CDS encoding tetratricopeptide repeat protein translates to MKDNKIVVLVVAALFVGLMTGILGPKLFGRKPAVSTVSGPAPAQLPPQAPGTNYTLKISELKRRLETNPNDVGLLVQLGNTYFDSHMYPESIEAYEKSLALKPGNPNVLTDLGVMYRRNGQPEEAVKRFRMAAEADPTHPQSRMNLGVVLFYDLQDAIGARQALEGLLSIYPQGPNADQARLLMAEIDKMTGGQ, encoded by the coding sequence ATGAAAGACAACAAAATCGTCGTCCTCGTAGTGGCCGCCCTTTTCGTCGGGCTCATGACCGGCATCCTGGGACCCAAACTCTTCGGCAGGAAGCCGGCCGTCTCCACGGTCTCCGGACCGGCGCCTGCCCAGCTGCCTCCTCAGGCTCCCGGGACCAACTACACTCTGAAGATCAGCGAGCTCAAGCGCCGCCTCGAGACCAACCCCAACGACGTCGGCCTCCTTGTCCAACTGGGCAACACCTATTTCGACAGCCACATGTACCCCGAGTCCATCGAGGCCTACGAAAAATCCCTTGCGCTCAAGCCCGGCAACCCCAACGTCCTCACTGACCTGGGGGTCATGTATCGGAGGAACGGCCAGCCCGAGGAAGCCGTCAAGAGGTTCCGGATGGCTGCCGAGGCCGATCCGACGCACCCCCAGAGCCGAATGAACCTGGGCGTCGTACTCTTTTATGACCTGCAGGACGCAATAGGCGCCCGGCAGGCCCTTGAAGGGCTTTTGAGCATCTACCCGCAGGGCCCCAATGCCGACCAGGCCCGGCTGCTCATGGCCGAGATCGACAAAATGACGGGGGGGCAATAG
- a CDS encoding CcmD family protein gives MKDLTYLFSAFAIIWAGVGLYLVRLAALRSDLQRRVARLEERAAERNRVDG, from the coding sequence ATGAAAGACCTGACGTACCTGTTCTCGGCGTTCGCCATCATCTGGGCCGGTGTCGGTCTTTACCTCGTGCGCCTTGCTGCCCTGAGGAGCGATCTTCAGCGGCGTGTCGCCAGGCTCGAAGAAAGGGCTGCTGAAAGGAACAGGGTTGATGGGTAG